In the genome of Plasmodium yoelii strain 17X genome assembly, chromosome: 14, one region contains:
- a CDS encoding ribulose-phosphate 3-epimerase, putative, with product MPKIEAIIAPSVLASNISKLAEETKRMEDLGAEWIHLDVMDMHFVPNLSFGPPVINNLKKFTNNIFFDVHLMVENPEKYVSLLKTSNQLTFHFEALNEDIEKCIELAKIIKSNNMWCGISLKPKTSVEKLVPIIDTNLIDTVLVMTVEPGFGGQSFMHDMMSKVSFLRKKYKNLNIQVDGGLNIETTEISASHGANIIVAGTSIFNAEDPKFVINTMRKSVQKYLQN from the coding sequence atGCCAAAAATAGAAGCTATAATAGCACCTTCAGTACTTGCTTCTAATATTAGCAAGCTTGCTGAAGAAACTAAAAGAATGGAAGATTTGGGAGCAGAATGGATACATTTAGATGTTATGGATATGCACTTTGTTCCGAATTTGTCGTTTGGTCCTCctgttattaataatttaaaaaaatttacaaataatatattttttgatgtACATTTAATGGTAGAAAATCCAGAAAAATATGTTAGTTTATTGAAAACATCTAATCAATTAACATTTCATTTTGAAGCCTTAAATGAAGATATTGAAAAATGTATAGAACTAGcgaaaataattaaaagCAATAATATGTGGTGTGGAATTTCTCTTAAACCAAAAACAAGTGTAGAAAAACTCGTTCCAATAATAGATACTAATTTAATAGATACTGTTTTAGTTATGACAGTAGAACCTGGATTTGGGGGCCAGTCGTTTATGCATGATATGATGAGTAAAGTTTCTTTtcttagaaaaaaatataaaaatttaaatattcaagTTGATGGGGGATTAAATATAGAGACTACTGAAATATCTGCATCTCATGGGGCCAATATTATTGTTGCTGGTACTAGCATTTTTAATGCAGAAGACCCCAAATTTGTTATTAATACTATGAGGAAATCAGTACAAAAATATTTGCAAAATTAG